From the Manihot esculenta cultivar AM560-2 chromosome 3, M.esculenta_v8, whole genome shotgun sequence genome, one window contains:
- the LOC110610552 gene encoding photosystem I chlorophyll a/b-binding protein 6, chloroplastic isoform X1, with protein MALSIASTSLTSLPTSIRYLDLPQKAFLGKISTCQPGKIKVKLNATKGVSSVCEPLPPDRPLWFPGSSPPEWLDGSLPGDFGFDPLGLGSDPESLKWFAQAELMHGRWAMLAVAGILIPEWLESLGFIENYNWFDAGAREYFADPTTLFIVQLVLMGWVEGRRWADMINPGCVDIEPTLPNKSKPKPDVGYPGGLWFDPMMWGRGSPEPVMVLRTKEIKNGRLAMLAFVGFCFQAVYTGEGPIENLMAHIADPGHCNIFSAFTTQ; from the exons ATGGCTCTGAGCATTGCCTCTACTTCATTGACAAGCCTTCCGACCAGTATCAGGTACTT GGATTTACCTCAAAAAGCTTTCCTCGGGAAAATTTCAACCTGCCAACCTGGGAAAATTAAGGTAAAATTGAATGCAACAAAAGGGGTTTCCAGTGTATGTGAGCCTCTCCCTCCGGATAGACCATTGTGGTTCCCTGGCAGCTCACCTCCAGAATGGCTAGATGGGAG TCTTCCTGGAGATTTTGGCTTCGATCCTCTTGGATTAG GATCTGACCCGGAGTCGCTGAAATGGTTTGCACAAGCGGAGCTAATGCACGGTAGGTGGGCAATGCTTGCAGTGGCAGGAATCCTCATTCCAGAATGGCTTGAAAGCTTAGGCTTCATCGAGAACTACAATTGGTTTGATGCTGGTGCTAGGGAATATTTTGCAGATCCAACAACATTGTTTATAGTGCAGTTAGTATTGATGGGTTGGGTTGAGGGAAGAAGATGGGCAGATATGATTAACCCTGGATGTGTTGACATAGAGCCTACGTTGCCAAACAAATCAAAACCAAAGCCAGATGTTGGTTACCCAGGTGGGTTATGGTTTGATCCCATGATGTGGGGCAGAGGGTCCCCTGAGCCTGTAATGGTATTGAGGACTAAGGAGATCAAGAATGGGCGTTTAGCTATGTTAGCATTTGTTGGCTTCTGCTTCCAGGCCGTCTATACTGGGGAAGGTCCCATTGAAAACTTGATGGCTCACATTGCAGATCCTGGTCACTGCAATATATTCTCT GCTTTCACAACTCAGTGA
- the LOC110610552 gene encoding photosystem I chlorophyll a/b-binding protein 6, chloroplastic isoform X2, with product MALSIASTSLTSLPTSIRDLPQKAFLGKISTCQPGKIKVKLNATKGVSSVCEPLPPDRPLWFPGSSPPEWLDGSLPGDFGFDPLGLGSDPESLKWFAQAELMHGRWAMLAVAGILIPEWLESLGFIENYNWFDAGAREYFADPTTLFIVQLVLMGWVEGRRWADMINPGCVDIEPTLPNKSKPKPDVGYPGGLWFDPMMWGRGSPEPVMVLRTKEIKNGRLAMLAFVGFCFQAVYTGEGPIENLMAHIADPGHCNIFSAFTTQ from the exons ATGGCTCTGAGCATTGCCTCTACTTCATTGACAAGCCTTCCGACCAGTATCAG GGATTTACCTCAAAAAGCTTTCCTCGGGAAAATTTCAACCTGCCAACCTGGGAAAATTAAGGTAAAATTGAATGCAACAAAAGGGGTTTCCAGTGTATGTGAGCCTCTCCCTCCGGATAGACCATTGTGGTTCCCTGGCAGCTCACCTCCAGAATGGCTAGATGGGAG TCTTCCTGGAGATTTTGGCTTCGATCCTCTTGGATTAG GATCTGACCCGGAGTCGCTGAAATGGTTTGCACAAGCGGAGCTAATGCACGGTAGGTGGGCAATGCTTGCAGTGGCAGGAATCCTCATTCCAGAATGGCTTGAAAGCTTAGGCTTCATCGAGAACTACAATTGGTTTGATGCTGGTGCTAGGGAATATTTTGCAGATCCAACAACATTGTTTATAGTGCAGTTAGTATTGATGGGTTGGGTTGAGGGAAGAAGATGGGCAGATATGATTAACCCTGGATGTGTTGACATAGAGCCTACGTTGCCAAACAAATCAAAACCAAAGCCAGATGTTGGTTACCCAGGTGGGTTATGGTTTGATCCCATGATGTGGGGCAGAGGGTCCCCTGAGCCTGTAATGGTATTGAGGACTAAGGAGATCAAGAATGGGCGTTTAGCTATGTTAGCATTTGTTGGCTTCTGCTTCCAGGCCGTCTATACTGGGGAAGGTCCCATTGAAAACTTGATGGCTCACATTGCAGATCCTGGTCACTGCAATATATTCTCT GCTTTCACAACTCAGTGA
- the LOC110611892 gene encoding probable polygalacturonase yields the protein MMVETAPLGRFQYQRLELKRWVPAFLSSHKTLFTVLWIAAFASVFVWQRNVVGGGFAVFWRVPMRPMPRLRPVAFNLTDFGGVGDGVTLNTEAFERAVLAISKLGKKGGGQLNVPPGRWLTAPFNLTSHMTLFLADDAVILGIEDEKYWPLMPPLPSYGYGREHPGPRYGSLIHGQNLKDVVITGHNGTINGQGQTWWKKYRQKLLNHTRGPLVQIMWSSDILIANITLKDSPFWTLHPYDCKNVTIRNVTILAPVIGAPNTDGIDPDSCEDMIIENCYISVGDDGIAIKSGWDQYGIAYGRPSMNILIRNLVVRSMVSAGVSIGSEMSGGVSNITVENLIVWSSRRAVRIKTAPGRGGYVRHITYRNLTFDNVRVGIVIKTDYNEHPDEGYDRKAVPKLEDISFTGVHGQGVRVPVRIHGSEDIPVRNVSFRDMSVGITYKKKHIFQCAFVQGRVIGTIFPAPCENLDRYDEQEHLIKHSVSQNLTDIDYDF from the exons ATGATGGTAGAGACGGCGCCACTGGGGCGGTTCCAGTACCAGAGGCTGGAATTGAAGCGGTGGGTGCCAGCATTCTTgtcttctcacaaaaccctttTCACTGTTTTATGGATCGCAGCATTTGCCTCGGTGTTCGTTTGGCAGCGGAACGTAGTTGGAGGTGGGTTCGCGGTGTTTTGGCGGGTGCCGATGAGGCCGATGCCCAGGCTGAGACCTGTGGCATTTAATTTGACGGATTTTGGGGGTGTGGGCGATGGGGTCACGTTGAATACTGAAGCCTTTGAGAGGGCTGTTTTGGCGATTTCCAAGCTGGGGAAGAAAGGGGGAGGCCAGCTAAACGTGCCTCCTGGGAGGTGGCTTACGGCACCCTTTAATCTCACTAGTCATATGACTCTGTTTCTTGCCGATGATGCTGTTATACTTGGAATTGAG GATGAGAAGTATTGGCCACTGATGCCTCCATTGCCTTCATATGGATACGGGAGAGAGCATCCTGGACCTCGCTATGGAAGTTTAATCCATGGTCAAAATCTCAAGGATGTTGTTATAACAG GACATAATGGTACCATAAATGGACAGGGTCAAACATGGTGGAAAAAGTATCGTCAAAAGCTTCTCAACCACACAAGAGGGCCCCTTGTACAGATTATGTGGTCAAGTGACATTCTGATCGCTAATATAACATTGAAGGATTCCCCTTTTTGGACTCTCCATCCATATGACTGCAAGAATGTAACTATCAGGAATGTTACAATTTTGGCTCCTGTAATTGGAGCCCCAAATACTGATGGAATTGATCCTG ATTCATGCGAGGATATGATAATTGAAAACTGTTACATAAGTGTGGGGGATGATGGTATTGCAATAAAGAGTGGCTGGGATCAGTATGGAATTGCGTATGGACGACCTTCAATGAATATTCTCATCCGTAACCTTGTGGTTCGCTCTATGGTCAG TGCTGGAGTGTCAATTGGCAGTGAGATGTCAGGTGGGGTATCAAATATCACTGTGGAAAACCTCATTGTGTGGAGTTCAAGGCGTGCAGTTCGAATCAAGACAGCCCCCGGAAGAGGAGGATATGTTCGACATATAACCTACCGGAATCTAACATTTGACAATGTCCGGGTTGGAATTGTTATCAAGACAGATTATAATGAACACCCTGATGAAGGTTATGATCGTAAGGCAGTTCCAAAACTTGAGGACATAAGCTTCACTGGGGTCCATGGTCAAGGAGTTCGTGTACCTGTGCGGATACATGGGAGCGAAGATATTCCAGTGAGGAATGTAAGTTTTCGGGATATGTCAGTGGGAATAACATACAAGAAGAAGCATATATTCCAGTGTGCCTTTGTTCAAGGTCGTGTAATCGGTACCATCTTCCCTGCCCCATGCGAGAACCTTGATCGTTATGACGAGCAAGAACATCTCATCAAGCACTCTGTCTCCCAAAACTTGACAGACATAGACTATGATTTTTGA